A DNA window from Niabella yanshanensis contains the following coding sequences:
- a CDS encoding VOC family protein: protein MTKSKLIEMNNVGIVVENLDNAIKFFNEIGLELEGRMMVEGEWAGQVTGLGNQSVEVAMMVTPDGYSRLELSKFISPETISDHRTAPVNSLGYLRIMFRVDNLDELLLRLEKQGVEIVGEVVNYENIYKLCYIRGTEGLLVGLAEQIGGTSVTDILENK from the coding sequence ATGACAAAAAGTAAATTAATTGAAATGAACAACGTTGGCATCGTTGTAGAGAACCTTGATAATGCAATTAAGTTTTTCAATGAAATTGGATTAGAACTTGAAGGGCGCATGATGGTTGAAGGCGAGTGGGCAGGACAAGTAACAGGACTTGGAAATCAATCTGTAGAAGTTGCTATGATGGTTACACCTGACGGATATAGTCGGCTTGAGCTTTCGAAATTTATTTCACCTGAAACAATTTCGGATCATAGAACCGCACCAGTTAACTCTCTTGGCTATCTTAGAATTATGTTCAGAGTTGACAACCTTGACGAATTACTGCTCCGTCTTGAAAAGCAAGGTGTTGAAATTGTAGGAGAAGTGGTAAACTATGAAAACATATACAAACTCTGCTACATTCGGGGAACAGAGGGATTGCTTGTTGGTTTAGCTGAACAAATTGGTGGTACATCAGTAACCGATATTTTGGAGAACAAATAA
- a CDS encoding SRPBCC domain-containing protein — MKKLQFKKDINATAAKVYETMLGLKDKSTYEYWVSVFNPSSTFEGSWEQGSKIIFAGVDEKGKRGGMISEIEEHQPVQFVSIKHYGFLDGDVEITTGSEVEKWAGGHENYSYQENGGVTTVTVDIDTVDEYVEYFNNNYPAALDKLKEIAER; from the coding sequence ATGAAAAAACTACAATTCAAAAAGGACATTAACGCGACAGCCGCAAAAGTTTATGAAACGATGTTGGGCCTGAAAGACAAAAGCACTTATGAATATTGGGTATCGGTATTTAATCCCAGTTCTACCTTCGAAGGAAGCTGGGAACAGGGCAGTAAAATTATTTTTGCTGGAGTAGACGAAAAGGGTAAGAGGGGCGGAATGATTTCTGAAATTGAAGAACACCAACCCGTCCAATTTGTATCTATAAAGCATTATGGTTTTTTGGATGGCGATGTTGAAATAACAACAGGATCAGAGGTAGAAAAATGGGCCGGCGGGCATGAAAACTATTCCTACCAGGAAAATGGTGGTGTAACCACTGTAACGGTAGATATAGATACTGTTGATGAGTACGTCGAGTATTTTAACAACAATTATCCGGCAGCATTAGATAAATTGAAGGAGATCGCGGAGCGATAA
- a CDS encoding bestrophin-like domain, with protein MLNSLWWMIFYVVLLFTSLLLGIRYGTVHKKKRSWESSGIENAIIGIFGLIISFTFLQAGNAHRERSANLHREVNNIDMLYRYSRELPDSMYRYTQVMLTGFLQNQLHYEKTGDVTTFATSRKMSDTYWKHLRHFKKQAAPQQAEIVDKISGYFEQIMAAATSYAYANYERTPVFIMFLLITVSLLIGFLVGFMNGIKSRVHFLVPIIYFVTISLTMLVISDLNNPRIGLIRPGYHHLQAAYDFIKQ; from the coding sequence ATGCTGAACTCTTTATGGTGGATGATCTTCTATGTAGTACTCCTGTTTACTTCCCTGTTATTGGGTATCCGCTATGGCACTGTGCACAAAAAGAAGCGATCCTGGGAAAGCTCGGGCATTGAAAATGCCATCATAGGTATTTTCGGCCTTATCATTTCGTTTACCTTTTTACAGGCGGGTAATGCACATAGAGAACGATCGGCCAACCTGCACCGGGAGGTGAATAATATTGATATGCTGTACCGTTATAGCCGGGAGCTTCCGGACTCTATGTATCGCTATACCCAAGTGATGCTGACCGGCTTTTTGCAAAACCAACTGCACTACGAAAAAACAGGGGATGTAACCACTTTTGCTACTTCACGAAAAATGAGCGATACTTACTGGAAACACCTGAGACACTTTAAAAAGCAGGCAGCGCCTCAACAGGCTGAGATAGTAGATAAGATCTCCGGGTATTTTGAGCAGATTATGGCAGCAGCTACATCGTATGCTTATGCCAATTATGAGCGAACACCGGTTTTTATTATGTTCCTGCTGATCACTGTATCGTTACTCATTGGCTTCCTGGTAGGTTTTATGAATGGTATTAAAAGCCGTGTTCATTTCCTGGTACCTATCATCTACTTTGTAACCATCTCGCTCACCATGCTGGTGATCAGCGATCTTAATAATCCGCGTATTGGTTTGATCCGGCCTGGTTACCATCATCTACAGGCGGCTTATGATTTTATTAAACAGTAG
- a CDS encoding SusC/RagA family TonB-linked outer membrane protein, protein MITCLRGKHSVLLCMLVMALLGQLVALAQTPSNNVKGYVRDEAGNPVNHATVSVKDNKTGFTGGTETDSTGLFRFRGLADGSDYEFTISSVGYETQTLSGYKISNGADISLLVKLKSQSTSMDQVVVIGYGTQRQKDLTGAVSAITSKDFNQGMVLSPQQSIQGKLTGVNISQNSGKPGGSNTIRIRGGTSLTQSNDPLYVIDGVPISTNAGVSQANINSNGQQNVFDMEPTNPLMTLNPDDIESITVLKDASATAIYGSRGANGVIVVTTKKGTGGSPMVALNASFGASKVAKTLDVLSADEYRKAIADLGLTIDDKGANTDWQKEIFRTAALQDYNLSLSGGSGKTTYRASLGYGNQQSIMIGSDLTRTNARINVNHAAIKDRLTFDLRVNYGQTFSRQSPVSNTVGSEFASSMNYEAMVFNPTYPVRDEAGNYYNVPPYRVNPVSFSDQVLDELTNNRFIGNLSTTLKIVKPLSVNVNIGYTNQNINRNSYIAKANLLGQGLGGLASVQKLEDYSKLLETVLRYNNTFGDHTLDAIAGYSWQYFLNNGNRTAANGFLSDEFKWYSLQAASTINSVSTFQGSNKLISFYARANYSYADKILFTGTVRRDGSSRFGSGNKWGIFPSGSLAWRISKEKFFNVDKINDLKLRVSYGLTGNQEIGNLNSITTLGATTTGYIVGGKRITTVLPQQYANPSLKWEQTAQLDIGIDYALFGGRLRGSLDYYDKKTTDLLLRIPVPTPSAISTQLANVGSVQNRGLEVSITGVIVDRTDFGWESNFNISFNRNKVLSLSNDQFSGKNIQIAPLQGTVSLGRFAQLVVPGEPLGTFYGPQFSGITDGKETYAYNGADTIIGVAQPKYIFGFSNTFNYKRWTLNFLFRGSVGNDVFNLTAANMSYLSNLPGKNVLASAVNSGLNRDAPKQYSSRWIEDGSFVRLDNLSLGYNVNVKNSFISSARLFLTGQNLLLFTNYSGVDPEVNSEVSGTGTAPLGIDYLAYPRARSLSLGVNLTF, encoded by the coding sequence ATGATCACTTGTTTAAGAGGAAAACACAGTGTGCTGCTATGCATGCTGGTAATGGCCCTGTTAGGGCAGCTGGTGGCGCTGGCCCAAACGCCATCCAACAATGTCAAGGGTTATGTAAGAGACGAAGCGGGAAACCCCGTTAATCACGCAACCGTTTCGGTGAAGGACAATAAAACTGGCTTTACCGGTGGTACGGAAACGGATTCAACCGGCTTGTTCAGATTCAGAGGATTGGCTGACGGAAGCGATTATGAGTTTACGATCTCCTCCGTTGGTTATGAAACGCAGACCCTTTCGGGTTACAAGATCAGCAACGGGGCTGATATTTCTTTGCTGGTGAAATTGAAATCGCAGTCCACTTCGATGGACCAGGTAGTGGTGATTGGTTATGGTACCCAGAGGCAGAAAGATTTAACGGGTGCTGTGTCGGCAATTACATCAAAAGATTTTAACCAGGGTATGGTATTAAGCCCCCAGCAATCCATCCAGGGTAAGTTGACGGGTGTTAATATATCACAGAACAGTGGTAAGCCGGGGGGCAGTAATACCATCCGTATTCGAGGTGGTACTTCGTTGACGCAATCTAACGATCCGCTTTACGTGATAGACGGGGTGCCCATTTCAACCAATGCCGGTGTGAGCCAGGCCAATATCAATAGCAACGGTCAGCAAAATGTTTTTGATATGGAACCCACGAACCCGCTGATGACATTGAACCCGGATGATATTGAATCGATCACCGTTTTGAAGGATGCTTCGGCTACAGCTATCTATGGCTCGCGCGGTGCCAATGGCGTCATTGTAGTTACCACTAAAAAAGGAACCGGCGGGTCTCCAATGGTCGCTTTAAACGCATCCTTCGGCGCATCCAAAGTAGCCAAAACACTGGATGTTTTATCGGCCGATGAATACAGGAAAGCGATTGCCGATCTGGGTCTTACCATCGATGATAAAGGTGCTAACACTGATTGGCAGAAAGAGATATTCAGAACAGCAGCCCTGCAGGATTATAATCTTTCGCTTTCCGGCGGAAGCGGTAAAACTACTTATCGTGCATCGTTGGGATATGGCAACCAGCAAAGCATCATGATAGGTTCGGATCTTACCCGAACTAATGCACGGATCAATGTGAATCACGCTGCTATCAAAGACCGGCTGACCTTTGACCTGAGAGTGAACTATGGTCAAACCTTCTCCAGGCAGTCGCCCGTATCGAATACAGTGGGTAGCGAGTTTGCCAGCAGCATGAACTATGAAGCAATGGTATTTAATCCTACTTACCCGGTAAGAGACGAAGCCGGTAATTACTACAATGTACCGCCCTACCGTGTTAACCCTGTATCTTTCTCAGACCAGGTATTGGATGAGTTAACCAATAACCGTTTTATCGGGAACCTGTCTACCACTTTAAAGATTGTAAAGCCCTTAAGCGTAAATGTAAATATTGGCTATACCAATCAGAATATAAATCGTAATTCTTATATCGCAAAGGCTAACCTGTTGGGTCAGGGACTGGGTGGGTTAGCCAGCGTTCAGAAACTGGAAGACTATAGCAAGTTACTGGAAACCGTCTTGCGCTATAACAACACCTTCGGCGATCATACGCTTGACGCCATAGCGGGCTATTCCTGGCAGTATTTTTTAAACAACGGTAATCGTACTGCCGCTAATGGCTTCCTGTCCGATGAGTTTAAATGGTATAGCCTCCAGGCTGCCAGCACCATCAATAGCGTATCCACTTTTCAAGGGAGTAATAAATTAATATCCTTCTATGCAAGAGCTAATTATAGTTATGCGGATAAGATACTTTTTACCGGAACGGTAAGACGCGATGGAAGCAGCCGTTTTGGCTCGGGCAATAAATGGGGGATATTTCCATCTGGTTCATTGGCCTGGAGAATATCGAAAGAAAAATTCTTCAATGTAGACAAGATCAACGATCTGAAGCTAAGAGTAAGCTATGGTTTAACCGGTAACCAGGAAATAGGAAACCTGAATTCGATCACTACCCTGGGTGCTACTACTACCGGTTATATTGTGGGCGGCAAAAGGATCACAACGGTGTTACCTCAACAATATGCAAATCCTTCTCTGAAATGGGAGCAGACGGCACAGTTGGATATTGGTATTGATTATGCACTGTTCGGCGGAAGACTGCGTGGCTCATTAGATTATTATGATAAGAAAACCACCGATCTTCTGTTGAGGATCCCCGTACCCACGCCAAGCGCCATCAGCACACAGCTGGCCAATGTAGGTAGTGTGCAAAACCGGGGGCTTGAAGTAAGTATTACAGGTGTGATAGTAGATAGAACAGACTTTGGCTGGGAATCCAACTTCAACATCAGCTTTAACCGTAACAAGGTACTGAGTTTGTCTAATGACCAGTTCAGCGGTAAGAATATCCAGATCGCTCCCTTGCAGGGAACGGTGTCGCTGGGCCGGTTCGCACAGCTGGTGGTGCCGGGCGAGCCTTTGGGTACTTTCTATGGCCCTCAATTTAGCGGTATTACCGATGGCAAAGAAACCTATGCGTATAATGGCGCGGATACGATTATTGGGGTAGCACAGCCTAAATATATTTTCGGTTTTTCCAATACCTTCAATTATAAAAGATGGACGCTGAACTTCCTCTTCCGCGGATCAGTGGGTAACGATGTGTTTAATCTTACTGCCGCTAATATGAGTTATCTCAGCAACCTGCCTGGTAAAAATGTACTGGCTTCTGCAGTTAACAGCGGCTTGAACCGGGACGCACCTAAGCAGTATTCTTCAAGATGGATCGAGGATGGAAGCTTTGTAAGACTGGATAATCTTTCGTTAGGCTATAATGTTAATGTGAAGAACAGCTTTATCTCTTCTGCAAGACTGTTCCTTACCGGTCAAAACCTGCTGTTATTTACCAACTACTCGGGTGTTGATCCTGAAGTAAACTCGGAAGTATCAGGTACAGGTACTGCTCCTTTGGGTATCGACTACCTGGCTTACCCACGCGCACGTTCTTTAAGCCTTGGTGTAAATCTTACTTTTTAA
- a CDS encoding macro domain-containing protein has translation METNDKFIPDEKEFWKLLPLLSKFPRLHNTIKKDFELLLKLTEESECNPENFAMLCRTSIRNLFSLIEADLYYYNLFDSYEGYDDGHKFFDKFKKTFKQICKTWNRQELQEKYFSSKLAELKELKYLRDKLTHPKEIEHIIAPTKDTFIKVKKVYNDYDVFISTIMGNFFISTTIPFR, from the coding sequence ATGGAAACAAACGACAAATTTATACCAGACGAAAAAGAATTTTGGAAATTACTCCCTTTACTCTCAAAGTTTCCTCGATTGCATAATACAATTAAAAAAGACTTTGAACTACTTTTAAAGCTGACAGAGGAAAGTGAATGCAACCCTGAGAATTTTGCAATGCTTTGCAGGACATCAATAAGAAATCTATTTTCACTAATTGAAGCTGATCTTTATTATTATAATTTATTTGACAGCTACGAAGGTTATGATGACGGGCATAAGTTTTTTGATAAATTTAAAAAAACATTTAAACAAATTTGTAAGACTTGGAATAGACAGGAATTGCAAGAAAAATATTTTTCTTCAAAACTTGCTGAGTTGAAAGAATTAAAATACCTGAGAGATAAGTTAACTCATCCAAAAGAAATCGAGCACATAATTGCACCAACTAAAGATACTTTTATCAAAGTAAAAAAAGTTTACAATGATTATGATGTTTTTATATCTACAATTATGGGCAACTTTTTTATTAGTACTACAATACCCTTTCGGTAA
- a CDS encoding FecR family protein codes for MRAKEKMVTKEQIERFFRYQCSPSEADAVVRYFEQHPNELAQYMPEEEWVGYEFSNELDSRRAGELLHNIKTRTIGSAVEKKRPVIYYLAAAAAVIAVAFFGWQYLAKDTNPQKEGPAFQARVIANTTEKLMNIMLPDSSLVSLSPKSTIMYKEPFQDGKRIIELKGEAYFEVVKNAQMPFVVQSYPLSTTVLGTVFSVKSFEKERQIKVALFKGVVAVGNADPGRPAVRTPFYLSPGDVLTYDKQNGQVRFISSKTPGVSVGTAKGANQQPLPDNLMEDNNWYMFNNQPLTTVLDQLSLLYNEKIFYTATDLEGLSFIGRIDKTDTLETVLRLIGRLNNLEVIREPHGFLMKKPGNQ; via the coding sequence GTGCGCGCAAAAGAAAAAATGGTTACCAAAGAGCAGATAGAACGGTTTTTCAGGTATCAATGCAGTCCTTCAGAGGCCGATGCAGTGGTGCGCTATTTCGAGCAGCATCCCAACGAGTTGGCGCAATATATGCCTGAGGAAGAATGGGTTGGCTACGAGTTCAGTAATGAGCTGGATAGCCGGCGTGCGGGTGAATTGCTCCATAATATTAAAACCAGGACAATTGGTAGTGCGGTGGAGAAAAAAAGACCGGTTATTTATTACCTCGCAGCCGCCGCAGCGGTTATTGCTGTTGCTTTTTTCGGGTGGCAGTACCTGGCTAAGGATACGAATCCCCAAAAAGAAGGTCCGGCTTTCCAGGCAAGAGTGATAGCTAATACTACAGAGAAACTGATGAATATTATGCTTCCTGATAGTTCGTTGGTATCCTTGTCGCCTAAAAGTACCATTATGTACAAAGAGCCTTTCCAGGATGGCAAACGGATTATTGAATTAAAAGGAGAGGCTTACTTTGAAGTGGTTAAGAATGCGCAGATGCCATTTGTGGTGCAGTCCTATCCTTTAAGTACCACAGTTTTGGGAACTGTTTTTTCGGTGAAGAGCTTTGAAAAGGAGAGGCAGATCAAAGTGGCTTTATTTAAAGGGGTAGTGGCAGTGGGTAATGCCGACCCCGGCCGTCCGGCCGTGAGAACGCCGTTTTACCTGTCACCAGGTGATGTGCTGACCTATGATAAGCAGAACGGGCAGGTTCGTTTTATATCTTCTAAAACACCGGGGGTATCAGTGGGTACGGCAAAAGGAGCTAACCAGCAACCGCTACCAGACAACCTGATGGAAGATAATAACTGGTATATGTTCAATAACCAGCCATTAACCACTGTGCTCGATCAGCTCTCGCTTTTATATAATGAGAAGATATTTTATACGGCAACAGACCTGGAGGGCTTGTCCTTTATAGGACGCATTGATAAAACCGACACGCTGGAGACTGTTCTCCGGCTGATAGGCCGGCTGAATAACCTTGAGGTGATCAGGGAACCTCATGGGTTCCTGATGAAAAAGCCCGGTAATCAATAA
- a CDS encoding VOC family protein yields MLADFIGVDHNGQGFRPVTIGYNVESKEEVLEIYDQLKDKVIILKEPTEPLFGGLFFYFTDIEGT; encoded by the coding sequence ATGCTGGCTGACTTTATCGGGGTTGACCACAACGGACAAGGTTTTCGCCCGGTGACAATTGGCTACAATGTAGAGAGCAAAGAAGAAGTCTTAGAAATTTACGATCAACTGAAGGACAAAGTGATAATTTTAAAGGAGCCGACAGAACCACTATTTGGTGGGCTTTTCTTTTACTTCACAGACATTGAAGGAACATAA
- a CDS encoding RNA polymerase sigma-70 factor, protein MSAIADIQAGDPFVFEQVYEEYYLKLYHFVLGKTRSEWLAEEVTQTTFVKLWENRQRLNPEIALSLQVFRIARTTMIDYIRKQNHLSFALTQLKSKPEAAANELDAKIDYNETNRKLAKALTELPEMRRKVFELSRLEGMSYKDIAEQLSISVKTVEKHISKALQQLRPLLYGILLIGWILRNFIKNI, encoded by the coding sequence TTGAGCGCTATAGCTGATATACAGGCAGGTGATCCTTTTGTTTTTGAACAGGTATACGAAGAGTATTACCTGAAGCTGTATCATTTTGTATTGGGGAAAACAAGATCGGAATGGCTGGCGGAAGAAGTAACGCAAACCACATTTGTGAAGCTTTGGGAAAACAGGCAGCGGCTGAACCCCGAAATAGCGCTCTCACTACAGGTGTTCAGGATTGCACGAACGACGATGATCGATTATATCAGGAAGCAGAACCACCTCAGTTTTGCCTTAACGCAATTAAAAAGTAAACCGGAAGCAGCAGCAAATGAACTGGATGCCAAGATAGATTATAATGAGACCAACCGGAAACTGGCAAAGGCATTAACAGAGCTACCTGAAATGAGAAGGAAGGTTTTTGAGCTCAGTCGCCTGGAGGGAATGAGTTATAAAGATATTGCGGAGCAGTTGTCCATTTCGGTAAAAACGGTGGAAAAGCATATTTCAAAAGCCCTTCAGCAATTGAGGCCGCTTTTGTATGGTATATTACTTATCGGCTGGATCTTAAGAAATTTTATAAAAAATATATAA
- a CDS encoding VOC family protein: MEQRISVLTIGAEDVNAMKCFYGQVLGWTAVVENKDIVFYKLNGFLLSICNKKNAG, from the coding sequence ATGGAACAAAGAATTAGCGTATTGACAATTGGAGCGGAAGACGTGAATGCAATGAAATGTTTTTATGGACAAGTTTTAGGCTGGACTGCAGTTGTAGAGAATAAAGACATTGTATTTTATAAGCTCAATGGCTTTTTATTAAGCATCTGCAACAAAAAAAATGCTGGCTGA
- a CDS encoding DsrE family protein, translated as MNKNDLNKAAAISFSPASAPLQQYYALYVINEAGPKIKSIIGNITNVLKDPRLEGKLFIELLAFGDGIEMLLKANNYGELLRPLIEKGVVFVQCTNTLTGRGISRDELYPFVHYVPSANGEIILRQYEGWAVVKP; from the coding sequence ATGAATAAGAATGATTTAAATAAAGCCGCCGCCATCAGCTTTAGTCCTGCATCGGCTCCGCTACAACAGTACTACGCGCTGTATGTTATTAATGAAGCGGGACCTAAAATAAAAAGCATCATTGGTAATATTACCAATGTGTTGAAGGATCCCCGGCTGGAGGGTAAGCTTTTTATTGAGTTGCTGGCTTTTGGCGATGGCATAGAAATGCTGCTTAAAGCAAACAATTACGGGGAGCTGTTGCGCCCTTTGATAGAGAAGGGAGTGGTGTTTGTACAATGTACAAATACATTAACGGGCAGGGGAATATCGCGTGATGAGCTGTACCCTTTTGTACATTATGTACCCAGTGCCAACGGCGAAATTATTTTGCGCCAATATGAAGGCTGGGCCGTAGTAAAGCCTTAG
- a CDS encoding serine hydrolase domain-containing protein — protein sequence MNKLLIATLFAWLQISVTARALVRHPQAAPTVGDTTIDALLGNKEAVEKWLQMNKVPALGIGIINKGKLVQISVYGELKKGVAAPFNAIFNVASLTKPIVSMLTLKLVSNGQLSLDEPLYPYWVDPDIKADKRYQKLTPRIILSHQTGFRNWRWEYEDGKLHFDFEPGTKFQYSGEGFEYLKKALEVKFKQPLERLADSLLLTPLGMQDTRFTWNSQMDTLRLAWPHNTEGGLYEPVRRTEASAADDLMTTVEDYGKFAVAIMNQTYLPAPVFKEMVHSRAEMKEHKHMGLGWQVYTHLDAKGSYAISHGGSDKGTQARVFLVPASGDGLIMITNGDNGPKLYKDLLFHYLGHYGQSIFAIETKPE from the coding sequence ATGAACAAACTTTTAATAGCAACGCTGTTTGCATGGCTTCAAATATCGGTAACTGCCCGTGCTCTTGTAAGGCATCCGCAAGCTGCTCCAACAGTAGGCGACACCACCATCGATGCATTGTTGGGCAACAAAGAGGCGGTGGAAAAATGGCTGCAGATGAATAAAGTACCTGCCCTGGGTATTGGTATTATTAATAAAGGAAAGCTGGTACAAATAAGTGTGTATGGCGAGTTGAAGAAAGGAGTAGCCGCTCCGTTTAACGCTATATTTAATGTAGCCTCTCTTACAAAGCCCATAGTGAGTATGCTTACTTTAAAATTGGTAAGCAACGGGCAACTTAGCCTGGACGAGCCGCTATACCCCTATTGGGTGGACCCGGATATTAAAGCCGATAAAAGATACCAAAAACTAACGCCGCGGATCATTTTAAGCCACCAAACAGGATTTCGCAACTGGAGATGGGAATACGAAGATGGCAAGCTTCACTTCGATTTTGAACCGGGAACAAAATTTCAATATTCGGGCGAGGGGTTTGAGTATTTAAAAAAGGCGCTGGAAGTAAAATTTAAACAGCCTTTGGAGCGGTTAGCAGATTCTTTATTATTGACGCCGCTGGGCATGCAAGACACGCGGTTTACCTGGAACTCGCAAATGGATACCCTGCGGTTAGCCTGGCCACATAATACCGAAGGCGGCTTGTACGAGCCGGTGAGGCGTACCGAAGCCAGCGCTGCAGATGATTTGATGACAACGGTGGAAGACTATGGAAAATTTGCCGTCGCTATAATGAACCAAACCTATTTGCCGGCACCTGTTTTTAAAGAGATGGTACACTCCAGGGCTGAAATGAAAGAGCATAAGCATATGGGGTTAGGCTGGCAGGTATATACGCATTTAGATGCTAAAGGCAGTTATGCTATATCGCATGGAGGGAGTGACAAGGGAACCCAGGCCAGGGTGTTTTTGGTACCCGCTTCAGGCGACGGATTGATCATGATTACCAATGGCGACAATGGCCCTAAATTGTACAAAGACCTTTTGTTTCATTATCTAGGCCATTATGGACAATCCATCTTTGCTATTGAAACCAAGCCGGAGTAA
- a CDS encoding DUF6624 domain-containing protein, with protein sequence MQKAILFLFVSAILVGCAAKLTADQQAQLKKQLEDMVTVDQIAANIPKGKYKELPRDQWNRFKDSVFTSNKAQAEVIFNKYGFPGFDKVGKEGSQHFWLLVQHCDQYPEFQKKVLKSMNREVKKHNANPNNYAYLYDRVKVNAGAKQLFGTQVTYEVETTGRAIPKIGLADSANVDQLRKAYGLDSLKSYLNMMTTMHYEMNKESYQKKGIKSPQLYK encoded by the coding sequence ATGCAAAAAGCAATCTTGTTTCTGTTCGTTTCCGCAATTTTAGTAGGCTGTGCTGCAAAACTCACGGCAGATCAACAGGCCCAATTGAAAAAACAATTGGAAGATATGGTTACTGTTGACCAAATTGCTGCAAATATTCCCAAAGGGAAATACAAAGAACTCCCCAGGGATCAATGGAATAGATTTAAAGACAGTGTTTTTACCAGCAACAAAGCGCAGGCGGAGGTAATTTTCAATAAATACGGATTTCCTGGTTTTGATAAAGTGGGGAAAGAAGGCTCACAACATTTCTGGTTACTGGTTCAGCATTGCGATCAATATCCTGAGTTTCAAAAAAAAGTATTGAAGTCGATGAACAGGGAAGTAAAAAAGCACAATGCCAATCCCAATAACTACGCTTACCTGTACGACCGTGTAAAAGTAAATGCGGGAGCAAAGCAGTTATTTGGAACACAGGTAACTTACGAAGTTGAAACCACAGGCAGAGCCATTCCTAAAATAGGGCTCGCAGACTCCGCCAACGTTGACCAATTAAGAAAAGCGTACGGCCTCGACTCCTTAAAAAGCTACTTAAATATGATGACCACCATGCACTACGAAATGAATAAGGAAAGCTATCAAAAAAAAGGAATAAAGTCGCCCCAGTTATATAAATAA
- a CDS encoding TlpA family protein disulfide reductase translates to MTDNNNGQAVNKKNKQHFVRKHGFSILVGLIIVILFVSPEAKSWTIRQLMRTGLYNVGIEKDAAVLPQLETAFDFEDEKGMIQNTAALKGKVVFINFWASWCPPCRAEFPSIETLYSKFKNNPNVFFLMLNEDEDWAAGREYLQKKNYITPMFKIKSAAPAAIYNGTLPTTLVVDKNGKVVFRHEGFANYASEEFISQIEALIKE, encoded by the coding sequence ATGACAGATAATAATAACGGACAAGCAGTAAATAAAAAGAATAAACAACATTTCGTACGTAAACATGGATTTTCCATCCTTGTGGGTTTGATCATTGTTATTCTTTTTGTAAGCCCGGAGGCCAAATCCTGGACAATACGGCAACTGATGCGTACGGGGCTTTATAATGTCGGGATAGAAAAAGATGCAGCCGTCCTGCCACAACTAGAAACCGCATTTGACTTTGAGGATGAAAAAGGGATGATTCAAAATACAGCTGCATTAAAAGGCAAGGTGGTGTTTATTAATTTCTGGGCTTCCTGGTGTCCTCCCTGCCGTGCAGAGTTTCCGTCTATCGAAACACTGTATTCAAAATTTAAAAACAACCCTAACGTTTTCTTTCTAATGCTCAATGAAGATGAGGATTGGGCGGCTGGCCGGGAATACCTGCAAAAGAAAAATTATATCACCCCAATGTTCAAAATTAAATCGGCTGCTCCTGCCGCCATTTATAACGGCACTTTACCTACTACGTTGGTTGTAGATAAAAACGGCAAAGTAGTTTTCAGGCACGAAGGTTTTGCCAATTATGCCTCGGAGGAATTTATAAGCCAGATAGAGGCACTTATAAAAGAATAA